The Megalops cyprinoides isolate fMegCyp1 chromosome 19, fMegCyp1.pri, whole genome shotgun sequence genome has a window encoding:
- the triobpb gene encoding TRIO and F-actin binding protein b, translating into MTPDLLNFKKGWMSKLDERGEWKKHWFVLTDAGLRYYRDSGAEEKDDLDGEIDLKSCVKVFEFDVEKNYGFQIQTREAVFTLSAMTAGIRRNWIEVLRKSVQPSSSPDITQLPDSSSDKENSNSLSRPLPSRRPSARQPNSDPRSEVTTSAAATTRRFDYVELAPMPTPGHPPAANQREAAEWQGKEQAQQPEERGRWSQPGGTARETGSSQWEALLSRKEAGPTSEQRLKIEEEIEKKWQEFERLPLKEMRSLPLLGSRAAQQANEALQREVVASLRQQLERVRSGGGGRGGGDGCGPEAPCGRSLAAMERAHRQALEEMQRQHEREMRELERDRDRLLQEETRATAQAMEVLKKAHREELEREVGRVRRLYGEGADPQALQTQQQSETRALQRELDSLSERYSQKCLELNRAEQSSGEREREISRREREMEQLRKENQELQSRLMEEISHMRNVIAGQGSEGVSLDDRERNSCELEVLLRVKENEVQYLHKEITCLRDELHSLNTEKQAACERYNEVYAELSGMKSRSEKEIEALREHLKLAMAALQEGQQLGNSLDH; encoded by the exons ATGACG CCTGACCTCCTTAACTTCAAGAAGGGGTGGATGTCAAAACtggatgagagaggagag tgGAAGAAGCATTGGTTTGTGCTGACAGATGCTGGTCTGAGGTACTACAGAGACTCAGGGGCAGAGGAG AAAGATGACTTGGATGGGGAAATCGACCTCAAGTCCTGTGTTAAAGTGTTTGAGTTCGATGTGGAGAAGAACTACGGCTTCCAGATACAG ACTCGGGAGGCGGTGTTCACGCTCTCCGCCATGACCGCCGGCATCAGGCGCAACTGGATCGAGGTTCTGAGGAAGAGCGTTCAGCCTAGCAGCTCCCCCGACATCACGCA ACtgccagacagcagcagtgataaGGAGAACTCGAACTCCCTGTCCCGTCCGCTCCCATCCCGTCGCCCCTCGGCCCGGCAACCCAACAGCGATcccaggtcagaggtcacgaCCTCTGCCGCCGCCACCACACGTCGATTCGACTACGTAGAACTGGCTCCCATGCCAACGCCCGGTCACCCGCCGGCCGCCaatcagagagaggcagcggaGTGGCAGGGCAAAGAGCAAGCCCAGCAGCCTGAGGAGAGGGGCAGGTGGTCGCAGCCCGGAGGCACTGCCAGGGAAACGGGCAGCAGCCAATGGGAAGCCTTGCTGTCGAGGAAGGAGGCGGGCCCTACTTCTGAGCAGAGGCTGAAAATCGAGGAGGAGATTGAGAAGAAGTGGCAGGAGTTCGAGAGGCTGCCCTTGAAGGAGATGAGATCATTGCCCCTGTTGGGCTCCCGTGCCGCCCAACAAGCCAATGAGGCGCTGCAGAGGGAGGTA GTGGCGTCTCTGAGGCAGCAGCTGGAGCGGGTgaggagcgggggaggggggaggggagggggggacggCTGTGGACCTGAGGCCCCCTGCGGCCGCAGCCTGGCAGCCATGGAGCGGGCCCACAGGCAGGCCCTGGAGGAGATGCAGAGGCAGCACGAGCGCGAGAtgagggagctggagagggacagagacaggctgctgcaggaggagaccCGGGCCACGGcacaag CGATGGAGGTGCTGAAGAAGGCCcacagggaggagctggagcgaGAGGTGGGGAGAGTCAGGAGGCTGTATGGAGAAGGTGCTGACCCTCAGGCCCTGCAGACGCAACAACA GTCAGAGACTCGGGCCCTGCAGCGGGAGCTGGACAGCCTGTCGGAGAGGTACTCCCAAAAGTGCCTGGAGCTGAACAGGGCAGAGCAGAGtagcggagagagggagagagagatcagccgcagggagagggagatggagcaGCTGAGGAAGGAGAACCAG GAGCTGCAGTCCCGTCTAATGGAGGAGATCAGCCATATGCGCAATGTCATCGCAGGTCAAGGGTCAGAGGGCGTCTCCCTTGACGACCGTGAGCGAAACTCCTGTGAGCTGGAG GTGCTGTTGCGAGTGAAAGAGAATGAGGTGCAGTACCTACACAAGGAGATAACTTGCCTGAGGGATGAGCTGCATTCTCTCAACACG GAGAAGCAGGCAGCCTGCGAGCGCTACAACGAGGTATACGCAGAGCTGAGCGGGATGAAGAGCCGCAGTGAAAAAGAGATCGAGGCCCTGAGGGAGCACCTGAAACTGGCCATGGCTGCCCTGCAGGAGGGACAGCAGCTGGGGAATAGCCTGGaccactga